The Macaca fascicularis isolate 582-1 chromosome 1, T2T-MFA8v1.1 genome includes a window with the following:
- the MAP1LC3C gene encoding microtubule-associated protein 1 light chain 3 gamma yields the protein MPPPQRIPGVRPFKQRKSLAIRQEEVAGIRAKFPNKIPVVVERYPRETFLPLLDKTKFLVPQELTMTQFLSIIRSRMVLRATEAFYLLVNNKSLVSTSVTMAEIYRDYKDEDGFVYMTYASQETFGCLESAAPRDGNSLEDRPCSPL from the exons ATGCCGCCTCCACAGAGAATCCCAGGCGTCAGACCTTTCAAGCAGAGGAAGAGCTTGG caatcagacaagaggaaGTTGCTGGAATCCGGGCAAAGTTCCCCAACAAGATCCCG GTGGTAGTGGAGCGCTACCCCAGGGAGACGTTCCTGCCCCTGCTGGACAAAACCAAGTTCCTGGTCCCGCAAGAGCTGACCATGACCCAGTTCCTCAGCATCATCCG GAGCCGCATGGTCCTGAGAGCCACGGAAGCCTTTTACTTGCTGGTGAACAACAAGAGCCTGGTCAGCACGAGCGTAACCATGGCAGAGATCTACAGAGACTACAAGGATGAGGATGGCTTCGTGTACATGACCTACGCCTCCCAGGAGACGTTTGGCTGCCTGGAGTCAGCAGCCCCCAGGGATGGGAACAGCCTTGAGGACAGACCCTGCAGTCCTCTCTAG